Below is a window of Rhinoraja longicauda isolate Sanriku21f chromosome 10, sRhiLon1.1, whole genome shotgun sequence DNA.
TTGAACATTCAGCAGTGCCCATGTTGCTTGAATCATATGATCACACTAGTTATTTTTATGCTTTCAATTAGCCACATATTTTCTCAAATAGCCATTAATTATAAATCGGTTAAATAATGCATAGGGTTGTTTTGATTGTGTAAGATGGTTAAGAATAATTTTAACCATATATTCTTTAACTTAGGGTATTGAAACAGGAAGAGGACCTGCAACAGCACCAAATGCAATAAAGCAACTGCCTCAATCTTATGGACCTCACACAAAATCTTTCTTGGCTATTGGCTCTACAAATTCACTGGAAAGAATAAAAGATACCAGTCAGCCTCGGCCCAGTATGGGTTCTGTTTCTAACATAACTGCAGAAACCTGGCAAAGACCtacccagcccccagcacccgCAAACACATTTCAGACTGGTGCCTCGCAGCAAATTCAGCAGAGAATTACTGTACCTCCGAGTCCAACGTACCAGCCTGTCGGTTCACCAATGTTCCCTTCTGGAGACAACAGATCTGATCCACCACTAGCAGTGGCTGTAAGACCATTCTTGGCTGATAGAGGCTCCAGACCTCAGTCCCCACGAAAAGGGCCTCAAACTGTGAATTCTAGTTCAATTTATTCAATGTATCTTCAACAAGCTACACCACCAAAGAACTATCAGCAAGTTGCATATAATACTCTAAACAAATCGCATACTGTTAAAGCAAGTAAGTAATTTGTTAATTGTTTGATCAAAACTATTagctattatgcagctgctcagcacTGAATTCTAAGTGCATTTGGTTAActaaagttttttttctctctagtgTATGGGAAGCCAGTATTGccatctggttctggttctgcttCACCATCTCCATTGCCTTTCGCTCATCCCCAGCCTTTCCATGGTTCCCATCCTCAGGCCACTGATGAAATCCAAACAAATGGAAAAGACCCAGAACACGAGAGCTCGCCAAGTACCAACTCTAATGTTGAGAACATCCCACGTCCACTCAGCCCTACAAAGCTACTGCCCATTGTGCACTCACCGCTACGTTATCAGAGTGATGCTGACCTGGAAGTCCTGAGGAAAAAACTGGCTCATGCGCCAAGACCTCTAAAGAAACGCAGTTCTATAACTGAGCCAGAAGGCCCCAGTGGACCAAATATTCAGAAGCTGTTGTATCAACGCTTTAATACGCTAGCAGGGGGGATGGACAACACACCATTTTACCTCCCAAGTAACTCTCAAGACTTTGGAGGTGTTTTAGCAGATGTTGATAATGGTAACACCAGCCTAGTGGAGTCTGGTTCTGTCCAACCCGAACCAATTACTCAGCTTGAAAACCAACCATCATCGGATGCCAATGATAATCAGCTACCTTCTCCACCACATTCTGAACTAATTCAGACAGATAACGACATCCCCTCTACAGTGGAGGACAACAACAATAATCCCGCTGTTATTCAGACAGAGCAGCTACCAAGCCCTGAACCAGAGACTTTGTCACCAGAAGATGTTCCTCCACCATCtgctctcccaccaccccctcctgtaAGTTTTGCTACACTATCAGTCTGAATATGTGGGTGGTGTTTTTAGGGCTGCAATTCTGAGTGATTTCACAAATTAGAATATTGTCCTTTGAGCTGGGGAGGAACTCCGACTGCAAAATGAAGGATCTAACTATTTGGGTCAGAACTGATGATGTAGGACAATAGAAGAAGTTTGGCTGAAAGCATACAGTGATGCTAGGATCTACATTTAAAATATAGAACCACAATTTTAATAAACTGGattactatgaggttgcagggtgacttggacaggttgtgagtgggcggatgcatggcagatacagtttaatgtggataagtgtgaggttatccactttggtggtcagaataggaaggcagattattatctgaatggtgtcaagttaggaaaaggggacgtacaatgagatctaggtgtcctagtacatcagtcactgaaaggaagcatgcaggtactgcaggcaatgaagaaagccaatggaatgttggccttcataacaagaggagttgagtatgggagcaaagaggtccttctgcagttgtactgtgagactgcacctggagtactgtgtgcagtttcggtctccaaatttgaggaaggatattcttgctattgagggcgtgcagcgtaggtttattaggttaattcccggaatggcgggactgtcatatgttgaaagactggagcaactaggcttgtatacgttggaatttagaaggatgagaggggatcttatcaaaacatataagattattaaggggttggacacgttagaggcaggaaacatgttccaaatgttgggggagtccagaaccaggggccacagtttatgaataaggggtaggccatttagaacggcgatgaggaaaaactttttcagtcagagttgtaaatctgtggaattctctgcctcagaaggcagtggaggccaattctctgaatgcattcaagagagagctagatagagctcttaaggatagtggagtcagggggtatggggagaaggcaggaacggggtactgattgagaatgatcagccatgatcacattgaatggtggtgctggctcgaatgggctactcctgcacctattgtctatccaagtAGTTTCCAAATTGGCACAGCAGAAATTAGCTCTGAGAATTAAAAGCATGTTTAGAAGATTGGGAGGTTGCAGGTAGATGGTTCTTAGAAATCGAGTTACCAACATCTTTCCTGAATTGAATTTTCTTCTATCTTTCCTTAGATTAAACGTACAAATTTAAAAAAGCCTGATTCTGAGCGAACAGGATGCGGAATGAGGGTAAAATTTGATCCCCTTGCTCTATTACTGGATGCTTCTCTGGAAGGAGAATTTGATCTTGTGCAACGCATCATTTATGAGGTAGCCTATCTCCATTCATTGCATTGTTAGTTGCATTTGGTGTGTGAATTTTCTACTTTAGAATCTAATGTCATTTGATATGATTAGCATTCAAACTTTCTTTTGGCCAGGTTAACGACCCTAGCAGACCCAATGATGAAGGGATTACACCATTACATAACGCAGTCTGTGCTGGACACCATCACATTGTCAAATTCCTTGTTGATTTTGGTGTGAATACAAATGCAGCAGACAGTGATGGATGGTAAGATGCATGGAAATTGAAGTTGTTTATTCTTTCGAGATTGTGTTATATTGGTTGAATACTTCTGTAATTTTGGGTTTCATTCACCAAGCTGATTGGAATCGGCCCCTGTTTGGAACATAATTAATGTTGTCTAAATTAGATATAATTTTATAAGCCTTATTATCTTTCTgtgaattttctgtttctaacctTTTCTGTTCCTTGTTTCAGGTGGATGACTTTTTATACTGTAGATAAAATTGTATTATTTGGACTCAAAACACTTTTTCTTATTTCTTTCTCTatcactgcctttctctcctccctccctctctcatatGCATGCTTAAAATAATCTCAGCCAAGTGTTGGAGTATCTGGCATCAATTTCGTCCATTTGTTTTTACCCACTAATAAAGATATTTTCCTTTTGTGAAGACGAAGCGTTTCGCTGTACGTCATCAAaagtttcaattttattttataataaattACGAATGGGGTAAGATGATGTTCAACTTCATGCACATTCTGTTCTGAGCACATACAGAAGATATTTGTGGGATATATCCAgcttgagttattttttaaatattggaaTTGATTGCAACAAGTTACTCTTTCCACTTATTGTAACTAAAATGTAGTTGTACTGGGAAACAGGTGTTTACAAAAAACACTAGATGCGCCATATTTTGGGAGTAAACTGTTCTGAAATTATGGTTGGCTGAGTCACAGAGCACTCTAAAGCAAATGAATGTTGAAATATGATTTTTAATAGATAGTTTGCTGAAGTACACGAGCAGAATAATGACTAATGAAACTATGATCACACTCTACTTTTAGTCTGGCCAAAAACATCAGATATTCAATTGCCAAAGTCAAAGAAGAAATGTGTGGCTATATCCAAAATGACACAAGTGTAAATCTCTAGTGCCAAGGTTTCTAGACCATTACCTCCTGTTATACTGGCAGATAGGGGGCAAACTGGCATAATCAACCACAGATTTTGTCAACTGTTaagatgtatcttgtgttttgccTCAGTTATTCTTAGGGTGAGGGATTTCTGATTTTTGGTCCTCATGGTAGAGTTGTTCTCATCTTTAATTAACAGGAgagaggctttagagatacatcatagaaacaggcacttcggtccactgagtccgcgcttaccagcgatcacctgctagcactatcctacaaactatggacaatttaccatttttactgaagccaattaacctataaacctgtgtgtTTCGATTGTGGGAGGAATGCGgaacacctgaagaaaacccacgcagtcgcagggagaacgtgcaaactccttacagacagcatccttagtctcaggtgctgtaaggcagcaactttgctgctgtgccaccctgggATTTGAAAATGATCAACATCAAGTCTGAATAGATAGAGTATACATACTGTAATAAGTGAATAAAAATTACAGTACTGTTCTGGAAATAAAGATAGCTTTGCATTTTTTTCTTTCCCCCTTAAGTGATATTTCTGCATATCTATTTGCTAACAAATCAATTATGATAACAACTGAACTGATCCCATGCATCATTAACACAGAAcatgtctccaaagacgtacaggtatgtaggttaattggctgggtaaatgtaaaaaaaatattaaaaaattgtccctagtgggtgtaggataatgttaatgtatggggatcgctgggcggcacggacttggagggccgaaaaggcctgtttccggctgtatatatatgatatgatatgatatgttgggaaattgtttgtgtcaTTTCAACAATAGGGAAAGCTCTTGTGATTAAACAGTTATGGCTTCTGCATGTGAAGTCATGATTTACACTCTTCTAGGATAGTTTGTATACCTTGGATTATGAATGGCGCTTATTTTTTGTAGATTTACCTCAAAACGGGATGCTTTCTTTCTAGGACACCACTGCACTGTGCTGCTTCTTGCAACAGTGTCCAACTCTGCAAACTGCTTGTGGAATCCGGTGCTGCTATTTTTGCCACGACAATCAGTGATGTTGAAACAgcagcagataaatgtgaggaaaTGGAAGAAGGTTTTGTACAGTGTTCACAGTTCCTTTATGGTAAGTGTCTGCTGTTGTCTCCTAAATGTGTATCACAGTCAACCTCTTTTTAAACTTTGACTAAATAATCTAAGTTGTATTTAATATTGCAATAGATTTCTCCACTATTTGACCAATCTTCTTGTTCCACTGTGCACCATCTCTTTAgatacagaaaatgttggaaatactcaggtcaggcagtatttattTATGCATTAGTTATAATgacaggtcattgacctgaaaggcatcccctttccacagatgcggaTTGCCC
It encodes the following:
- the ppp1r13bb gene encoding protein phosphatase 1, regulatory subunit 13Bb isoform X1, with amino-acid sequence MMPMILTVYLSNNEQGFTEVPITPETTCRDVVEFCKEPGEIGCHLAEVWRGNERVIPSDYMMYEHLQKWGPRREEVKFFLRHEDSPNEISEQSERQSQDQLNRWNGINLSAERFENGSGNPRVEMTLSELQEMASRQQHQIEAQQQMLVAKEQRLRYLKQQERRQQQSISESDKLQKLKERMESQEAKLKKIRAMRGQVDYSKIINGNLSAEIEHINTMFHEKQRELQSAVLKVDQLTQQLDDLRKGKTNGLHSYNGQVPGPTALELKKLYQELQIRNKLNQEQNTKLHHQKELLNKRNMEVTMMDKRINELRERLWKKKSEARQKENIPQLSQINGTQSSQTHSNSSGRVAAVGPYIQISTGTRLESNQSSPAEMLKPQTLTVTSNAGHTLPRVKSANDGNWPTLPAGSVTTGKLPPTAKNDWKESNMDTVLKPGTVPNLPLSTTTVVPSSDKMVGIETGRGPATAPNAIKQLPQSYGPHTKSFLAIGSTNSLERIKDTSQPRPSMGSVSNITAETWQRPTQPPAPANTFQTGASQQIQQRITVPPSPTYQPVGSPMFPSGDNRSDPPLAVAVRPFLADRGSRPQSPRKGPQTVNSSSIYSMYLQQATPPKNYQQVAYNTLNKSHTVKAMYGKPVLPSGSGSASPSPLPFAHPQPFHGSHPQATDEIQTNGKDPEHESSPSTNSNVENIPRPLSPTKLLPIVHSPLRYQSDADLEVLRKKLAHAPRPLKKRSSITEPEGPSGPNIQKLLYQRFNTLAGGMDNTPFYLPSNSQDFGGVLADVDNGNTSLVESGSVQPEPITQLENQPSSDANDNQLPSPPHSELIQTDNDIPSTVEDNNNNPAVIQTEQLPSPEPETLSPEDVPPPSALPPPPPIKRTNLKKPDSERTGCGMRVKFDPLALLLDASLEGEFDLVQRIIYEVNDPSRPNDEGITPLHNAVCAGHHHIVKFLVDFGVNTNAADSDGWTPLHCAASCNSVQLCKLLVESGAAIFATTISDVETAADKCEEMEEGFVQCSQFLYGVQEKMGVMNKGVVYALWDYEAKNSDELSFQEGEPLTVVRHKDDVETDWWWARLNDKEGYVPRNLLGLYPRIKPRQRTLA
- the ppp1r13bb gene encoding protein phosphatase 1, regulatory subunit 13Bb isoform X3, coding for MMPMILTVYLSNNEQGFTEVPITPETTCRDVVEFCKEPGEIGCHLAEVWRGNERVIPSDYMMYEHLQKWGPRREEVKFFLRHEDSPNEISEQSERQSQDQLNRWNGINLSAERFENGSGNPRVEMTLSELQEMASRQQHQIEAQQQMLVAKEQRLRYLKQQERRQQQSISESDKLQKLKERMESQEAKLKKIRAMRGQVDYSKIINGNLSEIEHINTMFHEKQRELQSAVLKVDQLTQQLDDLRKGKTNGLHSYNGQVPGPTALELKKLYQELQIRNKLNQEQNTKLHHQKELLNKRNMEVTMMDKRINELRERLWKKKSEARQKENIPQLSQINGTQSSQTHSNSSGRVAAVGPYIQISTGTRLESNQSSPAEMLKPQTLTVTSNAGHTLPRVKSANDGNWPTLPAGSVTTGKLPPTAKNDWKESNMDTVLKPGTVPNLPLSTTTVVPSSDKMVGIETGRGPATAPNAIKQLPQSYGPHTKSFLAIGSTNSLERIKDTSQPRPSMGSVSNITAETWQRPTQPPAPANTFQTGASQQIQQRITVPPSPTYQPVGSPMFPSGDNRSDPPLAVAVRPFLADRGSRPQSPRKGPQTVNSSSIYSMYLQQATPPKNYQQVAYNTLNKSHTVKAMYGKPVLPSGSGSASPSPLPFAHPQPFHGSHPQATDEIQTNGKDPEHESSPSTNSNVENIPRPLSPTKLLPIVHSPLRYQSDADLEVLRKKLAHAPRPLKKRSSITEPEGPSGPNIQKLLYQRFNTLAGGMDNTPFYLPSNSQDFGGVLADVDNGNTSLVESGSVQPEPITQLENQPSSDANDNQLPSPPHSELIQTDNDIPSTVEDNNNNPAVIQTEQLPSPEPETLSPEDVPPPSALPPPPPIKRTNLKKPDSERTGCGMRVKFDPLALLLDASLEGEFDLVQRIIYEVNDPSRPNDEGITPLHNAVCAGHHHIVKFLVDFGVNTNAADSDGWTPLHCAASCNSVQLCKLLVESGAAIFATTISDVETAADKCEEMEEGFVQCSQFLYGVQEKMGVMNKGVVYALWDYEAKNSDELSFQEGEPLTVVRHKDDVETDWWWARLNDKEGYVPRNLLGLYPRIKPRQRTLA
- the ppp1r13bb gene encoding protein phosphatase 1, regulatory subunit 13Bb isoform X2, which codes for MMPMILTVYLSNNEQGFTEVPITPETTCRDVVEFCKEPGEIGCHLAEVWRGNERVIPSDYMMYEHLQKWGPRREEVKFFLRHEDSPNEISEQSERQSQDQLNRWNGINLSAERFENGSGNPRVEMTLSELQEMASRQQHQIEAQQQMLVAKEQRLRYLKQQERRQQQSISESDKLQKLKERMESQEAKLKKIRAMRGQVDYSKIINGNLSAEIEHINTMFHEKQRELQSAVLKVDQLTQQLDDLRKGKTNGLHSYNGQVPGPTALELKKLYQELQIRNKLNQEQNTKLHHQKELLNKRNMEVTMMDKRINELRERLWKKKSEARQKENIPLSQINGTQSSQTHSNSSGRVAAVGPYIQISTGTRLESNQSSPAEMLKPQTLTVTSNAGHTLPRVKSANDGNWPTLPAGSVTTGKLPPTAKNDWKESNMDTVLKPGTVPNLPLSTTTVVPSSDKMVGIETGRGPATAPNAIKQLPQSYGPHTKSFLAIGSTNSLERIKDTSQPRPSMGSVSNITAETWQRPTQPPAPANTFQTGASQQIQQRITVPPSPTYQPVGSPMFPSGDNRSDPPLAVAVRPFLADRGSRPQSPRKGPQTVNSSSIYSMYLQQATPPKNYQQVAYNTLNKSHTVKAMYGKPVLPSGSGSASPSPLPFAHPQPFHGSHPQATDEIQTNGKDPEHESSPSTNSNVENIPRPLSPTKLLPIVHSPLRYQSDADLEVLRKKLAHAPRPLKKRSSITEPEGPSGPNIQKLLYQRFNTLAGGMDNTPFYLPSNSQDFGGVLADVDNGNTSLVESGSVQPEPITQLENQPSSDANDNQLPSPPHSELIQTDNDIPSTVEDNNNNPAVIQTEQLPSPEPETLSPEDVPPPSALPPPPPIKRTNLKKPDSERTGCGMRVKFDPLALLLDASLEGEFDLVQRIIYEVNDPSRPNDEGITPLHNAVCAGHHHIVKFLVDFGVNTNAADSDGWTPLHCAASCNSVQLCKLLVESGAAIFATTISDVETAADKCEEMEEGFVQCSQFLYGVQEKMGVMNKGVVYALWDYEAKNSDELSFQEGEPLTVVRHKDDVETDWWWARLNDKEGYVPRNLLGLYPRIKPRQRTLA